In Neovison vison isolate M4711 chromosome 11, ASM_NN_V1, whole genome shotgun sequence, one genomic interval encodes:
- the LOC122890360 gene encoding translation initiation factor IF-2-like → MDAQAPTPPAPPPTIPPPPKPPPSAPPPPAPLTPQSAPPLLPLPPQTLPPPLRRRGHLNLDAACAAQAACAADAVPACLATSPPVPPPLLRLTPSAPPQTPLKPPAEAPAARSPLQRPLAPAAQTVAAAEAAAAEAAASEAQAALRHAFSCTSGFGVEGVRGSSGGGSGISGGDGGDSRGSGFSGCTSGVGDGAEDVSGGTGNIAEDSVKGASGLGTDKGGGADSGGFSVVGSSDGADSGFGIASGGADGGGFDGTRGISGGAGSVGCGRGGHTEDGVGGASGIGTDSWSAQAATAWAFKAPAAAVSVAVAAVEQTAASAQTALAAQAVLATQGAAGAQIAARRMAAANWRRGLRKRGQREPEGRQLRKGREGQKDQETCCRQRLLGLEHLHLLKLY, encoded by the exons ATGGACGCCCAAGCG CCAACACCGCCTGCGCCGCCGCCGACAATACCGCCCCCACCAAAGCCACCGCCATCTGCACCGCCACCGCCTGCTCCGCTGACGCCGCAGTCTGCACCGCCGCTGTTACCGCTGCCGCCGCAGACTCTGCCCCCGCCGCTTCGCCGCCGCGGCCACTTGAATCTAGACGCCGCTTGTGCAGCCCAGGCCGCTTGCGCCGCCGACGCCGTCCCCGCTTGTCTGGCGACGTCGCCACCTGTGCCGCCGCCTCTTCTCCGGCTAACGCCCTCTGCACCGCCTCAGACGCCGCTTAAGCCGCCCGCGGAGGCCCCGGCTGCGCGGTCGCCGCTACAGAGGCCGTTGGCGCCGGCGGCGCAGACAGTGGCGGCGGCGGAAGCGGCGGCGGCGGAAGCGGCTGCGTCAGAGGCGCAAGCGGCCCTGAGGC ATGCCTTCAGCTGCACAAGCGGCTTCGGCGTCGAAGGCGTCCGGGGCTCAAGCGGTGGCGGCAGCGGCATAAGCGGCGGCGACGGCGGGGATAGCAGGGGAAGCGGCTTCAGCGGCTGCACAAGCGGCGTTGGTGACGGCGCAGAGGATGTCAGCGGTGGGACAGGCAACATCGCTGAGGACAGCGTCAAGGGTGCAAGCGGCCTCGGCACAGACAAGGGCGGCGGTGCAGACAGCGGCGGCTTCAGCGTCGTCGGTAGCAGCGACGGTGCAGACAGCGGATTCGGCATCGCAAGCGGCGGTGCAGATGGAGGTGGCTTCGACGGAACAAGGGGCATCAGCGGCGGCGCAGGCAGTGTTGGCTGCGGAAGGGGCGGCCACACAGAGGATGGCGTCGGCGGTGCAAGCGGCATTGGCACAGACAGCTGGTCTGCTCAAGCGGCAACCGCTTGGGCGTTCAAGGCTCCAGCGGCGGCGGTGTCTGTGGCGGTAGCAGCGGTGGAGCAAACAGCGGCGTCTGCGCAGACTGCGTTGGCTGCACAAGCGGTGTTGGCAACTCAAGGGGCGGCTGGGGCGCAGATTGCAGCAAGGCGGATGGCGGCGGCGAATTGGCGGCGGGGGCTGCGCAAGCGGGGGCAGCGGGAGCCCGAGGGCCGGCAACTGAGGAAAggcagag aaggccagaaagaCCAGGAAACCTGCTGCAGACAAAGGCTTTTGGGGTTAGAGCATCTGCACCTTCTGAAGCTGTACTGA